A stretch of the Aminipila terrae genome encodes the following:
- a CDS encoding GNAT family N-acetyltransferase → MLTHVGTCKIETERLSLRRFLYSDDEDMLKYWVSDPDVQFMYAEPVYTTKQEVKELLNKYISSYEKENYYRWAVILKETNECIGQIAYFLVDSKNHFGEIEYCIGSLFQRKGLATEATKAVISYGFDKINLHKVQICHKSTNTPSRKVIEKCGLTYEGTLRDFFYQEGEYIDRLYYSILKNEFK, encoded by the coding sequence ATGTTAACTCATGTTGGTACTTGTAAAATTGAAACAGAAAGGCTAAGTCTAAGACGTTTTTTGTATTCAGATGATGAAGATATGCTGAAATACTGGGTTAGTGACCCTGATGTCCAGTTTATGTATGCAGAGCCAGTTTATACTACAAAACAAGAAGTAAAAGAATTACTCAATAAATATATTAGTTCTTATGAAAAAGAAAATTATTACAGATGGGCGGTTATTTTAAAAGAAACAAATGAGTGTATAGGCCAGATTGCGTATTTTTTAGTGGACAGTAAAAATCATTTTGGAGAAATAGAATATTGTATTGGAAGCCTTTTTCAGAGAAAGGGTCTTGCTACTGAAGCAACAAAGGCTGTAATCAGCTACGGATTTGATAAAATTAATTTGCATAAAGTGCAGATTTGTCATAAATCCACCAATACACCTTCACGGAAGGTTATTGAAAAATGCGGACTGACTTATGAAGGAACATTAAGGGACTTTTTCTATCAGGAAGGGGAATACATAGACAGATTGTATTATTCCATTCTGAAAAATGAATTTAAATAA
- a CDS encoding D-alanyl-D-alanine carboxypeptidase family protein, which translates to MKKKILSILLAMIIIFTMSAGVTSVSLAADMATPIMIKAQIDGKEVNMRAYSASYEGNNFICIRDFANAINGSAKQFNISYDKDKQAVCILKGQPYVAIGGENQPGNRSTEWADSSVPELYVDNKKVQYTVYSIQGNTYFKFTDLMQIFNVNATVCSSNKTIIVDTKKDFDVEFQKTAASGYFDFLHGSVLGNATTGEIIYANNADNKVAIASTTKIMTYLLIREAIDKKQISWDDDVVISKTAEAVSLSEDGVIPMKAGQSIKLRDLMNTLLIVSSNESATALSEHLSGSETEFTKLMNSKAKELKLDSAEFYNPHGLPLYTSNIFSAKLQNRMNAMDLFELCRYTVNKYPDILDITRKTSISVNSLNFQGENTNRLLFNVDGVDGLKTGTTNRAGCCIITTMPVQHKNKTERVIAIVLGAEDSAERAQKPAVLLQYAKQHYINK; encoded by the coding sequence ATGAAAAAGAAAATTTTAAGCATATTGTTAGCCATGATTATCATTTTTACAATGAGTGCAGGAGTAACTTCTGTTTCACTGGCTGCAGACATGGCCACTCCAATCATGATAAAGGCTCAGATTGATGGTAAAGAGGTAAACATGAGGGCATATAGCGCTTCTTATGAAGGGAATAATTTTATTTGTATAAGAGATTTTGCAAATGCAATAAACGGAAGTGCAAAACAGTTTAATATTTCGTATGATAAGGATAAACAGGCTGTATGTATCTTGAAGGGGCAGCCCTATGTTGCCATAGGCGGTGAAAATCAGCCGGGAAACAGAAGTACAGAGTGGGCAGATTCTTCTGTCCCAGAGCTTTATGTGGATAATAAAAAGGTGCAATATACGGTATATAGTATTCAGGGGAATACATATTTTAAATTTACAGACCTGATGCAAATATTTAATGTGAATGCAACGGTTTGCAGTTCAAATAAGACGATTATTGTAGATACTAAAAAGGACTTTGATGTAGAATTTCAAAAGACAGCTGCCAGCGGCTATTTTGATTTTCTCCACGGTTCAGTTCTCGGAAATGCAACCACAGGTGAGATTATTTACGCTAACAATGCAGATAATAAGGTGGCTATCGCAAGCACTACTAAAATAATGACATATCTTTTAATCAGGGAAGCAATTGATAAGAAACAGATATCCTGGGATGATGATGTAGTTATATCTAAAACCGCAGAGGCAGTATCTTTGTCAGAAGACGGAGTAATTCCTATGAAAGCAGGCCAGAGTATTAAATTAAGAGACTTAATGAATACGCTGCTCATTGTTTCAAGTAATGAATCTGCAACGGCCTTATCAGAGCATTTAAGTGGGTCTGAGACTGAATTTACAAAGCTGATGAATAGTAAGGCTAAAGAATTAAAGCTGGATAGCGCAGAGTTCTACAACCCACATGGATTACCACTCTATACTTCAAATATTTTCTCTGCTAAACTTCAGAACCGGATGAACGCCATGGATTTGTTTGAACTGTGCAGGTATACAGTAAATAAGTATCCGGATATACTGGATATAACCAGAAAAACATCAATTAGCGTAAACAGCTTAAATTTTCAGGGAGAAAACACCAACCGGCTATTATTTAATGTGGATGGGGTTGACGGGCTTAAAACGGGTACTACAAACAGGGCAGGTTGCTGTATAATAACTACAATGCCAGTTCAGCATAAAAATAAAACTGAAAGAGTGATTGCTATTGTACTTGGAGCAGAAGACAGTGCAGAACGGGCACAAAAACCAGCTGTACTGCTTCAGTATGCAAAACAGCATTATATAAATAAATAG
- a CDS encoding M20 family metallopeptidase encodes MNIQNNNSYEVLKKETIELMKDLISIKSPYFQEDEIMSFVDGWFHRNQLDSYIHTYEDNKITKFKGKNVVLIMQGDSKGPTICLNGHLDTVNLCKGWSVNPYEGWIEEENIYGLGALDMKSGCCAIMLAVKKFSENYKSFKGKLITTLVSDEEGPYGLGTNALIEDGLLKGVDFSIIAEPSAAFIEMPYPAICLGARGGYGLEIEIFGKSAHAAVPEKGTNAADEAAKVVCALGEIQYVEDKLLGKGVLCVVGIESDGGACSVPDYAKIKLFWHIVRNENEGTIQREIENAIERSGIHCEYKINFREAPSEGSKGFLPYTVERTNVYVEKFIQTAEQVCAKKMSIGYLQSIGDFNYLGSRLNAPAVIFGADGKGLHSSDEYASIDSIVKTSETIYHFLESILL; translated from the coding sequence ATGAATATACAAAACAACAATTCTTATGAAGTCTTAAAAAAAGAAACCATCGAATTAATGAAAGATTTAATTTCCATAAAAAGTCCATATTTTCAGGAAGATGAAATTATGTCATTCGTTGACGGCTGGTTTCATAGAAATCAGTTGGATTCTTACATCCATACATATGAAGACAATAAAATCACAAAGTTTAAAGGAAAAAATGTAGTTTTAATCATGCAGGGTGATTCAAAAGGCCCTACCATATGCTTGAATGGTCATCTGGATACGGTGAACCTTTGTAAGGGCTGGAGCGTAAATCCATATGAAGGATGGATAGAAGAAGAAAATATTTACGGTTTGGGTGCCCTTGACATGAAATCCGGCTGTTGTGCCATCATGCTTGCAGTAAAAAAGTTCTCTGAAAATTATAAAAGTTTTAAAGGTAAATTAATCACTACATTAGTTTCTGATGAGGAAGGCCCTTATGGATTGGGTACCAATGCACTTATTGAAGATGGATTGCTTAAAGGCGTTGATTTTTCAATTATTGCAGAACCAAGTGCTGCATTTATAGAAATGCCTTATCCTGCTATTTGCCTGGGAGCAAGAGGGGGATATGGACTGGAAATTGAAATCTTCGGGAAATCTGCACATGCTGCAGTACCAGAGAAAGGAACCAACGCAGCAGACGAAGCGGCTAAAGTTGTATGTGCTTTAGGTGAAATACAATACGTAGAGGATAAGCTTCTGGGGAAAGGCGTGCTATGTGTAGTTGGTATTGAAAGTGACGGGGGTGCATGCAGCGTCCCGGATTATGCAAAGATAAAACTTTTCTGGCACATAGTAAGAAACGAAAATGAAGGTACCATACAACGGGAAATTGAAAATGCCATAGAGAGATCCGGTATTCATTGTGAATATAAAATCAATTTCAGAGAAGCTCCATCGGAAGGGTCAAAAGGCTTTTTACCTTATACCGTTGAAAGGACAAATGTCTACGTGGAAAAATTCATTCAGACAGCTGAACAAGTATGTGCAAAAAAAATGAGTATTGGCTATTTGCAAAGTATCGGAGATTTTAATTATCTGGGTTCCAGGTTGAATGCCCCTGCTGTAATTTTCGGAGCAGATGGAAAGGGACTGCATAGCAGCGACGAATATGCATCCATTGATTCAATTGTTAAAACATCAGAGACAATATATCATTTCCTGGAAAGCATACTACTATAA
- a CDS encoding MalY/PatB family protein, with protein sequence MKYNFDEVVNRSNNFSAKYDERKKKFGTDDLLPLWIADMDFKTAQPIIDALEERARQGIFGYTYRPDSYYEAICNWQEKRNNRTIDKSLISFSPGVVPSMSVLVRELTDSTDYVLIQTPVYSEFYDVVENWGRRVLENPLVEKEGKYTIDFQDLETKLAMRPRLFIFCNPHNPVGRVWSREELKKVVELCIKYGVTIIADEIHSDLILWGNKFTPTVHACDHAGKHIITCLAASKTFNLAGLQASIAIFPNDELKQKFDYVWKGMDILRNNCFSLVATEAAYRYGEEWLSQLILYLEKNMLFIDEYLRENIPDIKFCIPESTYLGWLDCRKLNMSQDGLNEFMIKKAKLGLNSGNTFSRSLEGFMRINAACPRVILKQALDQLRKAVEER encoded by the coding sequence GTGAAATATAATTTTGATGAGGTTGTAAATCGAAGCAATAATTTTTCTGCTAAATATGACGAAAGGAAAAAGAAATTTGGCACAGATGATTTACTGCCCCTTTGGATTGCTGACATGGATTTTAAAACAGCACAGCCCATTATTGATGCTCTGGAAGAACGTGCCAGGCAGGGCATATTTGGGTATACATACCGGCCAGATTCCTACTATGAGGCCATTTGTAACTGGCAGGAAAAGAGAAATAACCGTACCATTGATAAATCTTTGATAAGCTTCAGTCCGGGAGTAGTTCCTTCTATGTCAGTGTTGGTACGAGAACTGACGGACAGTACGGATTACGTTCTCATACAGACTCCAGTTTATTCGGAGTTTTATGATGTAGTTGAAAACTGGGGAAGAAGAGTGCTGGAAAATCCCTTGGTAGAAAAAGAGGGTAAATACACCATAGACTTTCAGGATCTGGAAACTAAACTGGCTATGAGACCTAGGCTGTTCATTTTTTGTAATCCTCACAATCCTGTAGGCAGAGTGTGGAGCAGAGAGGAACTTAAGAAGGTTGTAGAACTTTGCATAAAGTATGGGGTAACCATAATAGCTGATGAAATCCATTCTGACTTAATTTTATGGGGAAATAAATTTACTCCTACAGTGCATGCCTGTGACCATGCAGGAAAACACATTATAACTTGTCTTGCAGCATCTAAGACATTTAATTTGGCCGGATTGCAGGCTTCTATTGCCATTTTTCCAAATGATGAACTGAAACAGAAGTTTGATTATGTATGGAAGGGTATGGATATTCTCCGAAATAACTGCTTCAGCCTGGTTGCCACAGAAGCAGCATACAGATATGGAGAAGAATGGCTTTCACAGCTGATTTTATATTTAGAAAAAAATATGCTGTTTATTGACGAATATTTAAGGGAAAATATTCCAGATATAAAATTTTGCATTCCAGAAAGCACCTATCTTGGCTGGCTTGACTGCAGGAAATTAAATATGTCTCAGGATGGATTAAATGAATTTATGATAAAAAAAGCAAAGTTGGGCTTAAACAGTGGCAATACATTTTCCAGATCTTTAGAAGGGTTTATGAGAATAAATGCTGCCTGTCCGAGGGTCATTCTGAAACAGGCGTTGGACCAGTTAAGAAAAGCAGTTGAGGAACGCTAA
- the dapF gene encoding diaminopimelate epimerase — MKFAKMQGTGNDFIIVNNIELNIPVEKFPEIAKRVCTRRISVGGDALMVVDKPQHAGDFQMRFYNSDGTLGEMCGNGARCIARYAYENKIAGGSMVIETLAGDVPAWRINKRKYKIRLNNPEIIKLDETLSIDGTAYEYSYIELGNPGLPHAVVKINGLCDFDEKKLFQLGRKIRYYHDFPKGVNVNFYEIMKENDVRLKTFERGVEDFTLACGTGSGSTAVVLSLKGVIDKGKPVNLHVPGGILSVHVELNESKVENLYLTGDTNIVAIGEVMDEDLVL, encoded by the coding sequence ATGAAATTTGCTAAGATGCAAGGCACTGGAAACGATTTTATTATTGTAAACAATATAGAGTTGAATATTCCTGTAGAAAAATTCCCTGAAATCGCAAAGCGGGTGTGCACAAGAAGAATATCGGTAGGAGGAGATGCTTTGATGGTTGTAGATAAACCACAGCACGCCGGGGATTTTCAAATGCGATTCTATAATTCCGACGGAACCCTGGGAGAAATGTGTGGTAATGGTGCAAGGTGTATAGCCAGATATGCTTACGAAAATAAAATTGCAGGAGGATCCATGGTTATTGAAACTCTTGCAGGAGATGTGCCGGCATGGAGAATAAATAAAAGAAAATATAAAATCCGTTTAAACAATCCGGAAATAATAAAGCTGGATGAAACTTTAAGTATTGATGGGACAGCATATGAATATTCATATATTGAACTGGGAAATCCGGGCCTGCCCCATGCAGTTGTGAAAATAAACGGACTTTGTGATTTTGATGAGAAAAAGTTGTTCCAACTAGGGAGGAAAATCAGATATTACCATGATTTCCCTAAGGGAGTAAATGTGAACTTTTATGAAATAATGAAGGAAAACGACGTAAGATTAAAAACTTTTGAACGTGGTGTTGAAGACTTTACTTTAGCCTGCGGAACCGGGTCGGGGTCTACAGCAGTCGTCCTTTCTTTAAAAGGGGTTATTGACAAAGGCAAACCTGTTAATTTACATGTTCCAGGAGGTATATTATCCGTTCATGTGGAACTAAATGAAAGTAAGGTAGAGAATCTTTACTTAACTGGAGATACAAATATAGTAGCAATTGGTGAAGTAATGGATGAAGATTTAGTTCTGTAG
- a CDS encoding amino acid permease, with protein sequence MSEENNNNHVKRGLKKRHLNMIAIGGTIGTGLFLTSGYNIQNAGAFGGPLAYLIIGILVYVLMNGVGEMSTFLPTSGAYATFAGLFVHPVFGFAVGWNVWINASISIGAELVGGAVILQQFFPSVPPFIWCLIIGCIVLALNLFTVKAYGEAEFWFASIKVVTVIIFIVVGILMILGIVGKQGFIGFENWNSHTMAPFGFSAVILTAAGVIWSYLGVETVTIAAGETENPEKNVPSAIKTVFFRIVLFYVGSVTVMSLVVPFDQVSVMNNGYAGVFKLAGFQAAAVAMNIVILTSLASCTNSVVYVASRMLMALSQEGKAPKIFGRVNSRGIPAPAILMTMAIGLVSLATNFASPDKVFVWIVSIAGFNTLLTWFGILLSHYCFRKWLVKHEGKVENLKFKSKAYPTATVLGLIFLIFIAIVTAVSESTRLTFYIGAPMIVIYFIVGFIVYKKGKIIPVKYESFLEANINNTSFIKTEENEE encoded by the coding sequence ATGAGTGAAGAAAACAACAATAATCACGTAAAAAGAGGACTCAAAAAGCGACATTTAAACATGATCGCTATCGGCGGAACAATCGGAACAGGGTTGTTTCTGACATCCGGATATAATATCCAAAATGCTGGAGCTTTTGGCGGACCTCTTGCCTATCTTATTATCGGTATTCTAGTATATGTTCTTATGAATGGTGTTGGTGAAATGTCAACATTTTTACCTACATCGGGGGCTTATGCCACTTTTGCAGGTTTGTTTGTTCATCCGGTCTTTGGGTTTGCAGTGGGCTGGAATGTATGGATTAATGCCTCCATTTCCATTGGGGCAGAGCTGGTGGGAGGTGCTGTTATCCTACAGCAGTTCTTTCCAAGCGTTCCGCCATTTATATGGTGTCTTATCATCGGATGTATTGTTCTGGCTTTAAACCTGTTTACAGTAAAAGCTTATGGAGAAGCTGAATTCTGGTTTGCCAGCATTAAAGTTGTCACAGTAATCATCTTTATTGTTGTAGGTATCCTGATGATTTTAGGAATTGTAGGAAAACAGGGCTTTATTGGATTTGAGAACTGGAATTCCCATACTATGGCGCCTTTTGGGTTCTCTGCAGTTATTTTAACCGCTGCCGGTGTTATCTGGTCTTACCTTGGGGTAGAAACAGTTACCATTGCTGCTGGTGAAACTGAAAATCCAGAAAAAAACGTACCATCTGCTATTAAAACTGTATTTTTCAGAATTGTACTGTTTTATGTAGGATCTGTAACCGTAATGAGTTTAGTTGTGCCGTTTGATCAGGTAAGTGTTATGAATAACGGATATGCAGGTGTATTTAAGCTGGCCGGATTCCAGGCAGCAGCTGTTGCGATGAATATTGTTATTCTCACCTCACTGGCATCCTGTACGAATTCTGTAGTATATGTAGCAAGCCGAATGCTGATGGCACTTTCACAGGAAGGGAAAGCACCAAAAATCTTTGGCAGAGTAAACAGCAGAGGAATACCTGCCCCGGCCATATTAATGACAATGGCTATTGGTCTGGTTTCGCTGGCAACAAACTTTGCTTCACCAGATAAGGTTTTCGTGTGGATTGTTTCTATAGCTGGTTTTAACACACTGTTAACATGGTTTGGTATCCTGCTATCTCACTATTGTTTCCGTAAATGGCTTGTTAAACATGAGGGAAAAGTAGAAAATCTGAAATTTAAATCAAAAGCCTATCCAACCGCTACAGTTTTAGGACTTATTTTCTTAATCTTCATTGCTATTGTTACTGCAGTAAGTGAGTCCACAAGGCTGACATTTTATATAGGGGCACCAATGATTGTCATTTACTTTATAGTCGGATTTATTGTTTATAAGAAGGGCAAAATAATTCCTGTTAAATATGAATCTTTCCTTGAAGCAAATATAAATAATACTTCTTTTATAAAGACAGAGGAGAATGAAGAGTAA